From Novipirellula galeiformis, the proteins below share one genomic window:
- the recA gene encoding recombinase RecA — protein MAKKAAKSAASKGAKVDPNLKEILSREPGLKTTLQQIEKSFGEGAIMPLGANQKFKIDGIPTGSLGLDMALGGFGVPRGRIIEVYGPESSGKTTLALHIGAEAQKLGGIAAIIDAEHAFDPSWAKKLGVELDTLLVSQPSSGEEAMQICEMLVKSNAVDVIIIDSVAALVPKKELEGEIGDSHVGLQARLMSQSMRKLTGAIAKSKCCVIFINQIREKVGVMFGSPETTPGGRALKFYASCRIDVRRIGALKDGEEQVGQRVKAKIVKNKVAPPFRIAEFDMMHSNGISYEGDLLDLGTTHNIVNRSGAWFKYGETYLGQGKEKARNFLIENTDVANEIKQQVLAAGGYAAPVEEGEEADDSSEKAEVANVNNS, from the coding sequence GTGGCTAAGAAAGCAGCAAAATCAGCGGCATCCAAAGGCGCAAAAGTCGATCCAAACTTGAAGGAAATCCTTTCCCGTGAGCCTGGATTAAAGACCACCCTTCAGCAAATCGAAAAGAGCTTCGGCGAAGGGGCGATCATGCCGCTCGGAGCGAACCAGAAATTCAAGATTGACGGCATCCCGACGGGTAGCCTTGGCTTGGACATGGCGCTCGGAGGATTCGGAGTGCCTCGGGGACGGATCATCGAAGTCTACGGTCCGGAATCAAGCGGTAAAACCACGCTGGCACTGCACATCGGTGCCGAAGCACAGAAACTCGGCGGCATCGCTGCGATCATCGACGCGGAACATGCCTTTGATCCTAGTTGGGCCAAAAAACTTGGCGTCGAACTCGACACGCTACTGGTCAGCCAACCCAGCAGCGGTGAAGAAGCGATGCAAATCTGCGAAATGCTGGTCAAGAGCAACGCCGTCGATGTGATCATCATCGACTCGGTCGCCGCATTGGTCCCTAAGAAAGAACTCGAAGGCGAGATCGGCGACAGCCATGTGGGTCTACAAGCCCGTTTGATGAGCCAATCGATGCGAAAGTTGACTGGAGCGATCGCCAAGAGCAAGTGCTGTGTGATCTTCATCAACCAGATCCGTGAAAAGGTCGGCGTGATGTTCGGCAGCCCTGAAACGACCCCAGGGGGTCGAGCTCTGAAGTTCTACGCTTCGTGCCGTATCGACGTCCGTCGTATCGGAGCCCTGAAAGACGGCGAAGAGCAAGTCGGCCAACGCGTTAAAGCGAAGATCGTTAAAAACAAGGTCGCCCCGCCATTCCGCATCGCCGAGTTCGATATGATGCACAGCAACGGGATCAGCTACGAAGGAGACTTGTTGGATCTCGGCACGACGCACAATATCGTCAACCGCAGCGGTGCATGGTTCAAATACGGTGAAACGTATCTGGGGCAAGGCAAAGAGAAGGCGCGTAACTTCTTGATCGAAAACACCGATGTCGCCAATGAGATCAAACAACAAGTCCTCGCCGCCGGAGGGTACGCGGCACCGGTCGAAGAAGGCGAAGAAGCGGACGATTCCAGCGAAAAAGCGGAAGTCGCGAACGTGAACAACAGCTAG
- a CDS encoding DUF456 domain-containing protein, with product MLAFPSHVLILAFAFDTERWLGWLGPAGSIIAAVLLVVVCIAAWGLNLVTLPGNWISVAAMALYAWLGPSEGRLAIGTASLGVAFLFALLGEIVEFAAGALGAQKAGASRRSTLYAVAGSMAGALIGAFVGIPVPILGPILAAILFGGVGATAGAIYGEWTDGRSWRESWTVGHAAFWGRTFGTLGKFIFGLAVVLTALIGVLV from the coding sequence ATGCTTGCATTTCCTTCCCACGTTTTGATCTTGGCCTTTGCGTTTGATACCGAACGATGGTTGGGTTGGCTGGGGCCAGCCGGGTCGATAATTGCCGCGGTTTTGCTGGTCGTTGTCTGTATTGCGGCGTGGGGTTTGAACCTGGTGACGTTGCCTGGGAACTGGATTTCCGTCGCCGCGATGGCATTGTATGCATGGTTGGGCCCAAGTGAGGGGCGATTGGCGATTGGAACGGCCTCGCTTGGGGTGGCGTTTTTATTTGCACTGCTCGGGGAAATCGTGGAATTTGCCGCAGGAGCACTCGGAGCTCAGAAAGCGGGGGCAAGTCGCCGTTCGACGTTGTATGCGGTCGCCGGTTCGATGGCCGGAGCGTTGATCGGGGCGTTCGTCGGGATTCCCGTTCCCATTTTGGGGCCGATTTTGGCCGCTATTTTGTTTGGCGGCGTGGGCGCGACCGCCGGGGCGATTTATGGCGAATGGACCGATGGCCGGTCTTGGCGAGAAAGCTGGACCGTGGGACACGCTGCGTTTTGGGGCCGGACGTTTGGAACTCTGGGAAAATTCATTTTCGGTTTGGCCGTCGTGCTCACCGCATTGATCGGCGTGTTGGTGTAA
- the gltX gene encoding glutamate--tRNA ligase, whose product MIRTRFAPSPTGYLHIGGVRTALFNWLIARKSGGQFILRIDDTDAGRNVNEAIQPILDGFRWLGMTWDEGPEVGGPHEPYFQSQRADRHREAAQALLESGHAYRDYSRPEEFTALREEAQKSGKQFIYDRRWMAADDAAAAAFEAEGRTAVVRLKMPREGECVISDLVRDEVRVAWASEQDHVIQRADGSCLYHLASVVDDHDYAITHVVRSEEHLSNTPRQIFILESLGYERPIYAHLPYVAEPGGHAKLSKRKLAKYEKNKDFAELLARGRRIADRCGIATEADTFNPVIVDFYREIGFSVDAILNYLLLLGWALDGEREKFTIAEMTELFSLQRVTKSPASFDPQKLLSFQGDAFAALPLEERITRVRPFAQRAGLLQGADAEAKLSQVVSGAGDRLKIAGDILDFDYCFIDEFPVDAKAYAKRITGDPAAKALLSKLRDRFAEAQEFTIESSETLVKQFCETEQIKLGNIIHALRVATTGTAAGFGMFETLAVIGQEKVVARIDRVLQS is encoded by the coding sequence ATGATTCGAACTCGATTTGCTCCCAGCCCGACAGGTTACCTTCACATTGGTGGTGTCCGCACCGCTCTGTTTAATTGGTTGATTGCACGCAAATCGGGTGGTCAATTTATCCTCCGCATCGATGATACCGATGCGGGCCGGAACGTGAACGAAGCGATCCAGCCCATTTTGGATGGATTTCGCTGGCTTGGAATGACCTGGGACGAGGGCCCCGAAGTGGGCGGGCCTCACGAGCCATATTTTCAGTCTCAGCGTGCCGATCGGCATCGCGAAGCGGCCCAGGCGTTGCTGGAAAGTGGGCACGCTTATCGCGATTATTCACGCCCCGAGGAGTTCACGGCGCTGCGTGAAGAAGCGCAGAAATCGGGCAAACAATTCATCTACGACCGTCGCTGGATGGCCGCCGATGATGCCGCCGCCGCTGCGTTCGAAGCCGAGGGACGAACGGCGGTCGTGCGTTTAAAGATGCCACGGGAAGGCGAGTGCGTGATCTCGGACCTCGTGCGTGACGAGGTTCGTGTGGCCTGGGCTTCCGAGCAAGATCATGTGATCCAACGCGCCGACGGCAGCTGTTTGTATCACCTTGCCAGTGTGGTCGATGACCATGACTATGCGATCACGCATGTCGTGCGATCCGAAGAGCATTTGTCGAACACGCCACGCCAAATTTTTATCCTCGAATCGCTTGGATACGAGCGACCGATTTACGCCCACTTGCCGTACGTTGCCGAACCCGGCGGGCACGCAAAACTGAGCAAGCGAAAATTGGCCAAGTACGAAAAGAACAAGGACTTTGCCGAACTGCTCGCGCGGGGACGCCGGATTGCCGATCGCTGTGGGATCGCCACCGAAGCGGATACGTTTAACCCGGTGATTGTCGACTTTTATCGTGAGATTGGTTTCTCCGTCGATGCGATTTTGAACTATTTGTTGCTGCTCGGGTGGGCCCTCGACGGCGAGCGCGAGAAGTTCACGATCGCCGAAATGACGGAGTTGTTTTCGCTCCAACGCGTGACCAAGTCGCCCGCTTCGTTTGACCCTCAAAAGTTGCTCTCCTTCCAAGGCGATGCCTTTGCCGCCTTGCCGCTTGAAGAACGGATCACGCGAGTCAGGCCGTTCGCACAGCGCGCGGGATTGTTGCAGGGAGCGGATGCCGAAGCGAAATTGAGTCAAGTGGTTAGCGGCGCGGGCGACCGGCTCAAGATTGCCGGCGATATCCTCGATTTCGATTACTGTTTTATTGATGAGTTTCCCGTCGATGCCAAAGCGTATGCAAAGCGAATTACGGGAGACCCGGCAGCGAAAGCGTTGCTGAGCAAGCTGCGTGACCGGTTTGCCGAGGCCCAAGAGTTCACGATCGAGTCGAGCGAAACACTGGTCAAACAGTTTTGCGAGACCGAGCAAATCAAACTCGGCAATATCATTCATGCCCTGCGTGTGGCCACCACGGGAACGGCGGCTGGGTTTGGCATGTTTGAAACCCTTGCCGTGATCGGTCAAGAGAAGGTGGTTGCGCGAATCGACCGTGTTTTGCAGTCGTAG
- a CDS encoding glutamine--tRNA ligase/YqeY domain fusion protein translates to MSEQEAKRESKHFIQQAIDADLAAGRASGVFTRFPPEPNGYLHIGHAKSICLNFGLAKEYGGTCNLRFDDTNPAKEETEYVESIQEDIRWLGFDWDSLHFASDYFDQLYEWAERLISEGDAYVCDLTAEQTREYRGTLTEPGRNSPFRDRSVEENLDLFRKMRAGEFADGSRVLRAKIDMASPNMNLRDPVMYRILRATHHRTGDKWCIYPTYDWTHGQSDSIEGITFSICTLEFENHRPLYDWYCEKLGIHHPRQIEFAKLKLSTLLMGKRHMLRMVKEGYVSGWDDPRMPTISGYRRRGYTPESLRNFCADAGIAKFNSTIDIIRLENAVREHLNAVALRRMAVLDPIKLTITNWPEGKVEMTEAINNPEDPAAGKREIPFSGSLWIEQDDFREEAPRKFFRLKKGGAVRLRAGYIVDCHDVVKDADGNVIEILCTYDPETKSGSDSSGRKVKGTIHWVSAQHAVEAEVRLYDRLFTVENPGDPEEGKTFVDYLNPDSLKVITGYLEPALAEAKAGDRVQFERLGYYVVDPDTTQQKMVFNRIVSLRDTWGKMEAKGKAN, encoded by the coding sequence ATGAGCGAGCAAGAAGCGAAACGCGAAAGCAAACACTTTATTCAACAGGCGATTGATGCCGACCTGGCTGCCGGTCGCGCGTCAGGCGTGTTCACGCGGTTTCCGCCCGAGCCCAACGGCTACCTGCACATCGGTCATGCCAAAAGCATTTGCTTGAACTTTGGATTGGCGAAGGAATATGGCGGGACTTGCAACCTTCGTTTCGATGATACCAATCCGGCGAAAGAAGAAACCGAGTACGTCGAATCGATTCAAGAAGACATCCGTTGGTTGGGCTTTGATTGGGACAGTTTGCATTTCGCTAGCGATTATTTTGATCAGCTTTATGAATGGGCCGAGCGGTTGATCAGCGAGGGGGACGCCTATGTTTGCGATCTGACCGCCGAGCAAACTCGCGAGTATCGAGGGACGTTGACTGAACCGGGACGCAACAGCCCGTTTCGAGATCGGAGTGTTGAAGAGAATCTTGATCTATTTCGCAAGATGCGTGCGGGTGAGTTCGCCGATGGCTCGCGAGTGTTACGAGCGAAGATTGACATGGCCTCGCCGAACATGAATCTGCGAGACCCCGTGATGTACCGTATCTTGCGAGCGACGCATCATCGCACCGGGGATAAATGGTGCATCTATCCGACTTACGATTGGACGCATGGACAAAGTGATTCGATCGAAGGGATTACGTTTTCGATCTGTACCTTGGAATTTGAGAATCATCGCCCGCTCTATGACTGGTACTGCGAAAAACTTGGCATCCATCATCCGCGGCAGATTGAGTTTGCCAAGCTGAAGCTCAGCACGCTGTTGATGGGGAAACGTCACATGCTACGGATGGTCAAAGAGGGCTACGTCAGCGGTTGGGACGATCCTCGCATGCCGACGATCTCGGGGTATCGCCGCCGAGGCTACACGCCCGAGTCGCTCCGCAACTTTTGTGCGGATGCGGGGATCGCGAAATTCAACAGCACGATCGATATCATTCGGCTCGAAAACGCCGTTCGTGAACATCTCAATGCCGTCGCTCTCAGGCGAATGGCGGTGTTAGATCCTATCAAGCTAACGATCACGAATTGGCCTGAGGGCAAGGTCGAGATGACCGAGGCGATCAACAATCCCGAAGATCCTGCGGCGGGCAAACGCGAGATTCCTTTCTCCGGAAGCCTATGGATTGAGCAAGACGATTTCCGCGAAGAAGCTCCACGCAAATTCTTTCGTTTGAAGAAAGGCGGCGCGGTTCGTCTGCGTGCGGGATACATCGTCGATTGCCACGATGTGGTCAAAGACGCTGATGGCAACGTGATCGAGATCCTTTGTACCTATGACCCCGAAACCAAAAGTGGCTCCGATTCATCGGGACGTAAAGTCAAAGGAACCATTCATTGGGTTAGCGCTCAACACGCGGTCGAGGCGGAAGTCCGCTTGTATGACCGACTGTTTACCGTGGAAAACCCAGGCGACCCCGAGGAAGGCAAAACCTTTGTCGATTACCTGAACCCCGATTCGCTCAAAGTGATCACGGGGTACCTTGAACCTGCACTGGCGGAAGCCAAAGCGGGGGATCGTGTGCAGTTCGAGCGATTGGGGTACTACGTGGTCGACCCTGATACAACGCAGCAGAAGATGGTGTTCAATCGGATCGTTTCGCTTCGTGACACCTGGGGCAAAATGGAAGCCAAAGGCAAAGCGAATTAA
- a CDS encoding c-type cytochrome produces MQRFRFSPHVAMMVCAVVCVSVAGCREEIPVTFEPNFVHAMKYQIKDNVSMDQASEDAVWVVTKMFGTPNEPKLPDFVSEEEDFADWLDLDRLVRASGPADAEGRGLYRKHCALCHGVTGNGRGTTAAILNPYPRDYRMGVFKFKSTPLSYKPTREDLARVIRDGIAGTAMVKIPELSEEDVQALTDYVIYLSWRGETERALIDDAVMEGVDFEGGERIINPELANSPDEEKKEEFTEAWEISEEIAMGVAESWLEADDEVLEVPEPPADFPVANSHKDFIKLSQGDQAEALAKSVARGNELFLGKVASCSKCHGEKGLGNGQTTDYDEWTKDWTARIGIKPEDRESLIPLLARGALPPINAIPRNFAEGLFHGGSDSSDLYRRITQGIDGSPMPAATFVEGQFEEQDVWHLINFIRSLQTADAGDTNATPSESVGESPSQSVGAEPKASPAI; encoded by the coding sequence ATGCAACGTTTCCGTTTCTCACCCCATGTCGCAATGATGGTTTGCGCGGTTGTTTGCGTTTCGGTCGCGGGGTGTCGTGAAGAGATTCCGGTCACTTTTGAGCCCAACTTTGTCCATGCGATGAAGTATCAAATTAAAGACAACGTCTCGATGGACCAAGCGTCCGAGGATGCGGTGTGGGTCGTGACAAAAATGTTTGGGACGCCCAACGAGCCGAAGTTGCCCGACTTCGTGAGCGAGGAAGAGGACTTTGCCGATTGGCTGGATCTCGATCGGCTCGTTCGTGCTTCCGGGCCGGCCGATGCCGAGGGGCGTGGTTTGTATCGCAAGCACTGTGCGTTGTGTCACGGGGTGACTGGGAATGGACGCGGCACCACCGCAGCGATCTTGAATCCCTATCCTCGCGACTATCGCATGGGGGTGTTCAAGTTCAAGTCGACACCGCTGAGCTACAAGCCCACGCGTGAAGACCTAGCCCGAGTGATTCGTGACGGGATTGCGGGAACGGCCATGGTCAAAATCCCTGAGCTATCCGAAGAAGACGTTCAAGCGTTGACCGATTACGTGATCTACTTGTCGTGGCGTGGCGAGACCGAGCGCGCTTTGATTGACGACGCGGTGATGGAGGGCGTTGATTTCGAAGGAGGCGAACGCATCATCAATCCGGAACTAGCGAACAGTCCCGACGAAGAAAAGAAAGAAGAATTTACAGAGGCATGGGAGATTTCGGAGGAGATCGCGATGGGCGTCGCCGAAAGTTGGCTCGAAGCGGACGACGAAGTGCTCGAAGTCCCTGAACCTCCTGCCGATTTTCCGGTTGCGAATTCGCACAAGGATTTCATCAAGCTAAGCCAAGGCGATCAAGCGGAAGCGTTGGCAAAGTCGGTTGCTCGAGGCAATGAGTTGTTCCTAGGCAAAGTGGCATCTTGCAGCAAATGCCACGGCGAGAAGGGACTCGGCAACGGCCAGACGACCGACTACGACGAATGGACAAAGGATTGGACGGCGCGAATCGGAATCAAACCCGAAGACCGCGAGTCGTTGATCCCGTTGCTTGCTCGAGGCGCGTTGCCACCGATCAATGCGATTCCACGAAACTTCGCCGAAGGCTTGTTTCACGGAGGTTCGGATTCCAGCGATCTGTATCGCCGAATTACGCAAGGGATTGATGGAAGTCCGATGCCCGCAGCCACCTTTGTCGAAGGTCAATTCGAAGAGCAGGATGTTTGGCATCTGATCAACTTCATTCGTTCGTTGCAAACGGCCGATGCGGGGGACACGAATGCGACGCCCAGTGAATCGGTCGGTGAATCGCCCAGCCAATCGGTCGGTGCCGAGCCCAAAGCAAGCCCCGCGATTTAG
- a CDS encoding HNH endonuclease — MSQSVLDTNVLVLNRFYMAIRVVNVRRTFTLLYRECAEVICHDDDQYVSYDFESWCELSQLTSLEKQPGEDYIRAVNFELRVPRIVRLTRFDRMPVQSVRFNRRNLFARDDNQCQYCGRIEPIHKLSLDHVIPRSHGGPTTWENIVCCCLKCNGRKGGRTPQQARMQLLNRPVKPRFNPMLTQSMEDPRYHCWKTFLPEVNQVENS, encoded by the coding sequence ATGTCGCAAAGTGTTCTCGACACAAATGTGTTAGTGCTTAATCGTTTTTACATGGCGATCCGCGTGGTCAACGTACGGCGAACGTTCACGTTGCTGTACCGTGAATGTGCCGAAGTGATCTGCCATGACGACGATCAATACGTCAGTTATGACTTTGAAAGCTGGTGCGAACTGAGCCAGTTAACGTCACTTGAGAAACAACCGGGCGAGGACTATATCCGCGCCGTGAACTTTGAACTTCGAGTGCCACGGATTGTTCGCCTGACGCGATTCGATCGCATGCCCGTGCAATCGGTTCGTTTCAATCGCCGAAATCTGTTCGCCCGTGACGACAATCAATGTCAGTACTGTGGTCGCATCGAACCGATCCACAAACTGAGCCTGGACCACGTCATCCCGCGATCCCATGGCGGACCGACCACGTGGGAAAACATCGTTTGCTGCTGCTTGAAATGCAACGGTCGCAAAGGGGGGCGAACCCCACAACAGGCGCGCATGCAATTGTTGAATCGACCGGTGAAACCACGTTTCAATCCGATGTTAACCCAATCGATGGAAGATCCACGCTACCATTGCTGGAAAACCTTCCTACCGGAGGTGAATCAAGTTGAGAACTCGTAA